In one Bufo gargarizans isolate SCDJY-AF-19 chromosome 11, ASM1485885v1, whole genome shotgun sequence genomic region, the following are encoded:
- the LOC122921283 gene encoding uncharacterized protein LOC122921283, which translates to MPRVDVSKLIVLIQERPEIWDSRKDQYHDRVRKDRAWEEVAQELMPEDWARCRSDKRSGIIKQLKTKWNSCRDQFRREFNASKGHSGDGKPRKKPYMYTKDLQFLLPVMDLRPTVDNLQAEEDSSSTNLDEPSTPAASFIPHAGPSEAEERPEEESQQENSPPQPSRRQSSRRRGGSSGQQAAQMARRDLIDSQVFEYLNKNKAETPEEKILRSLAPALSRVPPERHSLMLSSVASLLYLFEGDSIPLDVIQYIDKEKLRQAHMWGQIRSPMAPSESVAHIQGPGPTLPGSSSTPQIVFRGTGPYTRELFDL; encoded by the exons ATGCCTAGGGTAGATGTGTCCAAATTGATTGTCCTTATCCAAGAGAGGCCAGAAATCTGGGATTCCAGGAAGGATCAGTACCATGATCGGGTACGGAAGGACCGGGCATGGGAAGAGGTGGCGCAGGAGCTGATGCCCGAAGATTGGGCCAGATGCAGATCTGATAAGCGATCTGGAATTA tcaAACAACTCAAGACGAAATGGAACTCCTGTCGGGATCAATTCCGACGGGAATTTAATGCGAGCAAAGGGCATAGTGGAGACGGCAAGCCCAGGAAGAAGCCGTATATGTACACTAAGGACTTGCAGTTCCTCCTGCCTGTAATGGACCTGCGACC GACAGTGGACAATCTGCAGGCGGAAGAAGATTCCTCGTCCACAAACCTGGATGAGCCGAGTACCCCTGCTGCATCTTTCATACCTCATGCTGGACCTTCAGAGGCTGAGGAAAGGCCAGAGGAGGAAAGCCAGCAGGAGAATTCTCCGCCTCAGCCATCCAGGCGACAAAGTTCGCGAAGGAGGGGAGGATCTTCTGGCCAACAAGCTGCGCAGATGGCTCGGAGGGATTTGATAGACTCCCAGGTCTTTGAGTATCTCAATAAAAACAAAGCTGAGACCCCGGAGGAGAAAATTCTGCGAAGCCTGGCTCCTGCGTTGTCGAGAGTGCCTCCAGAAAGGCATTCTTTGATGCTGTCTTCCGTTGCCTCATTATTATATCTTTTTGAGGGGGATAGTATTCCCCTTGATGTTATTCAATATATCGACAAGGAGAAACTAAGGCAAGCCcatatgtggggacaaattaggTCACCAATGGCACCTTCAGAGAGTGTGGCACATATTCAAGGTCCAGGACCCACACTTCCTGGCAGCTCTTCCACCCCGCAAATAGTTTTCAGGGGAACAGGTCCCTACACAAGGGAGCTTtttgatttataa